One segment of Thermocladium sp. ECH_B DNA contains the following:
- a CDS encoding aromatic acid decarboxylase, translating to MRVVIGVTGASGAVYGLKVMEALKSLNVETYLVVSETARKVMREEGIXPARIEALATRVFGEEEMEAPIASGSFWFDGMAIVPCSMKTLASIAHGITDNLVTRAADVALKERRRLVLVIRESPLSLVHIRNMELATMAGAIVMPASPPFYNKPTTIDDMINSVAGRVLDLLGLRNNIYRRWGDPSR from the coding sequence ATGAGGGTAGTTATAGGAGTAACAGGCGCCTCCGGCGCAGTATATGGACTTAAGGTAATGGAGGCGCTCAAGAGCCTTAATGTGGAGACGTATCTAGTGGTGAGCGAAACGGCTAGGAAAGTGATGAGGGAAGAAGGCATTGANCCCGCCAGGATCGAGGCGTTAGCTACTAGAGTATTTGGTGAGGAAGAAATGGAGGCACCAATAGCCAGCGGTTCTTTTTGGTTTGACGGCATGGCAATAGTGCCTTGCTCAATGAAGACCCTTGCATCGATTGCGCACGGCATTACGGATAACTTAGTGACCAGGGCAGCTGATGTTGCATTGAAGGAGCGACGGAGGCTAGTCCTAGTGATAAGGGAAAGCCCATTAAGCCTAGTCCATATTAGGAACATGGAGTTGGCCACAATGGCTGGAGCCATAGTTATGCCTGCCAGTCCACCGTTCTATAATAAGCCAACCACAATAGATGACATGATCAACTCGGTAGCAGGCAGAGTTCTCGATCTGTTGGGGTTGAGGAATAACATATATAGGAGATGGGGCGACCCGAGCCGATAG
- a CDS encoding D-glycerate dehydrogenase encodes MQCIFISRSTFPKVIYDELSKHFQIDVWNNDGIGMWSRKAAPPPDILRRKFSECDGAVITIGDRITEDILRDAKIRILATYSVGFDHIDLHAATRLRIPVAYTPEVLVESVADFAIGLMLSAARRIVDGDKIIRSGNAETVWGEYMGDEVWGKTLGILGLGNIGIAVARRAAAFKMRIIYWSKHRKPNVEIAMGVSPVTLDEIFRQSDYLIISVALTPETRHLVNEDRFRLMKRNAYVINIARGAVIDTPALIKALREGWIRGAALDVYEDEPLPTNSELLSLNNVVLTPHIASASFDTRNNMAEIIIQSVINVLIHGKPPIYIANPEAMGDGR; translated from the coding sequence ATGCAATGCATCTTCATTAGTAGATCCACCTTCCCCAAGGTAATATACGATGAATTAAGCAAGCATTTCCAAATAGATGTCTGGAATAATGATGGGATAGGCATGTGGAGCAGGAAAGCAGCGCCGCCTCCTGACATATTAAGGCGGAAGTTCTCGGAGTGTGATGGAGCGGTGATCACCATTGGGGATAGGATCACGGAGGATATATTGAGGGACGCCAAGATACGGATCCTCGCCACGTATAGCGTGGGGTTTGATCACATTGATCTGCACGCAGCAACTAGGCTTAGAATACCAGTGGCATACACGCCTGAGGTACTTGTTGAGTCTGTAGCCGATTTCGCAATCGGATTAATGCTCAGCGCAGCTCGCAGAATAGTTGATGGCGATAAAATCATTAGGAGTGGAAATGCAGAAACAGTTTGGGGTGAGTACATGGGTGATGAGGTTTGGGGAAAAACCCTGGGCATACTTGGGTTAGGCAATATAGGAATCGCAGTGGCGCGGAGGGCTGCTGCATTTAAAATGAGGATTATATATTGGTCAAAGCATAGAAAGCCAAATGTGGAGATAGCAATGGGGGTATCGCCGGTAACGCTTGATGAAATATTTAGGCAAAGCGACTACCTAATAATATCTGTGGCGCTCACGCCTGAAACGCGGCATTTAGTGAACGAGGATAGATTTAGGTTAATGAAGAGAAACGCCTATGTAATAAACATAGCCAGGGGAGCAGTGATAGATACGCCGGCCCTCATTAAGGCACTGCGTGAAGGATGGATACGCGGCGCCGCACTTGATGTATATGAGGATGAACCGCTACCCACTAACAGTGAACTGCTTTCCCTGAATAACGTAGTATTAACGCCCCACATAGCATCGGCATCATTTGATACGAGGAATAATATGGCTGAAATCATAATTCAAAGCGTAATCAATGTATTAATTCATGGGAAGCCGCCCATATACATAGCTAATCCAGAGGCAATGGGAGACGGTAGATGA
- a CDS encoding DNA-directed RNA polymerase subunit P: protein MAEEEEVAPSEEPSEAAPERKIYMCLRCGTVFSKSDLEISPGIHCPNCGYRIIIKIRTFKAKPVNAE, encoded by the coding sequence ATGGCAGAGGAGGAAGAGGTAGCGCCAAGCGAGGAACCAAGCGAAGCCGCGCCGGAAAGGAAGATATACATGTGCCTTAGGTGCGGCACAGTATTTTCTAAGAGTGACCTAGAGATCTCGCCTGGAATCCACTGTCCAAATTGCGGATACAGGATAATAATCAAGATACGGACATTCAAGGCAAAACCCGTCAACGCAGAGTAA
- a CDS encoding cytidyltransferase: MRALFIGRFQPFHNGHANVLRWLFNNADKVIIGIGSANASLTFRNPFTVGERIDMIEAAIGSVTTCSIPDTGGQSLLWYPLVRQYCPSFDEVYSNDEYTRLSMEQWGISVKPTPLFERDKLSGSRIRYMIARNDSTWAELVPSGVVRVMDRIHGVERLMRLARIENILNQ; the protein is encoded by the coding sequence ATGAGGGCGTTATTCATAGGTAGGTTTCAACCGTTTCATAACGGTCATGCCAACGTATTGAGGTGGCTTTTCAATAATGCGGATAAGGTAATTATAGGAATAGGATCCGCAAATGCATCATTAACATTTAGAAACCCATTCACCGTGGGGGAACGAATTGATATGATCGAGGCAGCCATAGGCTCCGTGACCACTTGCAGCATACCAGATACGGGGGGACAGTCATTGCTTTGGTATCCCCTTGTTAGGCAATATTGCCCGTCATTTGATGAGGTTTATTCCAATGATGAATATACCAGGTTATCAATGGAGCAGTGGGGAATAAGCGTTAAGCCCACTCCATTATTTGAGCGAGATAAGTTGAGCGGATCCAGGATTAGATACATGATTGCGAGAAATGACTCAACGTGGGCTGAATTAGTGCCCAGCGGCGTGGTCAGGGTTATGGATAGGATACATGGAGTGGAAAGATTGATGAGGCTTGCACGCATAGAAAATATTTTAAACCAATGA
- a CDS encoding glutamyl-tRNA(Gln) amidotransferase subunit D (allows the formation of correctly charged Gln-tRNA(Gln) through the transamidation of misacylated Glu-tRNA(Gln) in organisms which lack glutaminyl-tRNA synthetase; forms a heterotetramer of GatD2E2), which produces MSYSSKVNEKLGKFGASIFSRVRINTNSGESIEGIILPRPDIGDADVLLLKHENGYNVGIHIDEIKDIEVKEIYNPPTRIEGIPKPTGEGPRSVLVATGGTIMSKVDYVTGAVYPSFSLEELYDMYPELRNIASIELLNLFSIFSEDMNPTRWSEMGDAIYKAIQSGAEGVVVLHGTDTMHYSAAAMAFAFPSSSAPIVFTGSQRSSDRPSSDSFENMYAAVLASIKAPFAESIIAMHSTSSDGEVALHRGVRARKMHSSRRDAFLSINSSPLGLINIDKKEIKVLASSFKARGEVRYEAGFDDMVALVKYYPGMKGEVIDYLVDKGYHGIVVEGTGFGHVSESVRDSIGRAIDMKIPVVITTQTIYGRVNLNVYRRGVELSKLGVIPGGDMHPETAYAKLSWVLHKTKDMGEVRKLMISPLAFELSNRTELFNYCKGVS; this is translated from the coding sequence ATGTCATACTCAAGCAAGGTAAATGAGAAGCTAGGCAAATTTGGGGCATCCATATTCAGCAGGGTCAGGATCAATACTAATAGCGGCGAGTCAATTGAGGGCATAATACTGCCGAGGCCAGATATAGGCGATGCGGATGTCTTATTGCTGAAGCACGAGAATGGATATAACGTCGGCATACATATAGATGAGATTAAAGACATTGAGGTTAAGGAAATATATAATCCCCCAACTAGGATAGAGGGAATACCTAAACCAACGGGCGAGGGGCCGCGATCCGTCTTAGTGGCCACTGGAGGCACAATAATGTCTAAGGTAGATTACGTGACGGGCGCCGTGTATCCATCATTTAGCCTAGAGGAATTATATGATATGTACCCAGAGCTAAGGAACATAGCATCCATTGAGTTATTGAATCTATTTTCAATATTCAGTGAAGACATGAATCCAACCAGGTGGAGCGAAATGGGGGATGCAATATATAAAGCAATTCAAAGCGGTGCAGAGGGCGTCGTAGTGCTGCATGGCACCGATACGATGCATTATAGCGCAGCGGCAATGGCGTTTGCATTCCCCTCAAGCAGTGCACCCATAGTATTTACGGGGTCTCAGCGAAGCAGTGATAGGCCATCTAGTGATTCATTTGAGAATATGTATGCCGCAGTGCTTGCATCAATTAAGGCACCATTCGCGGAGTCCATAATAGCTATGCATTCCACCAGCAGCGACGGCGAAGTAGCGCTTCATAGGGGGGTCAGGGCCAGGAAAATGCATTCATCTAGACGCGATGCTTTTCTAAGCATTAATTCCAGTCCCCTTGGCTTAATCAACATTGATAAAAAGGAAATTAAAGTGCTTGCCTCTAGTTTCAAGGCGAGAGGCGAGGTAAGGTATGAAGCTGGTTTTGACGATATGGTTGCCTTAGTCAAGTATTATCCAGGCATGAAAGGCGAGGTAATAGATTACTTAGTGGATAAGGGATACCACGGAATAGTGGTGGAGGGGACTGGCTTTGGGCATGTATCTGAGTCAGTTCGTGACTCGATTGGGAGAGCCATTGACATGAAAATACCAGTGGTAATCACAACTCAAACGATATATGGAAGAGTCAACCTAAACGTTTATAGGCGCGGCGTGGAATTAAGTAAACTAGGCGTTATTCCGGGCGGCGATATGCATCCGGAGACAGCCTATGCAAAGTTATCATGGGTGCTCCACAAGACGAAGGATATGGGGGAGGTCAGGAAATTGATGATTAGTCCATTAGCATTTGAGCTAAGCAATAGAACTGAACTATTTAATTACTGTAAAGGGGTGTCCTGA
- a CDS encoding glutamyl-tRNA amidotransferase (allows the formation of correctly charged Gln-tRNA(Gln) through the transamidation of misacylated Glu-tRNA(Gln) in organisms which lack glutaminyl-tRNA synthetase; forms a heterotetramer of GatD2E2), which yields MVKHKVGLEIHVQLDTASKLFCSCPTQLRNDEPHFQVRRRLRPSMSELGQIDPAALWEFRKSRTYIYEGYNDSTCLVELDEEPPHDMNEEALETALAVALRFNAKPFDEVIVMRKVVIDGSNTSGFQRTALVARNGLATFMDLKVPIWTIAIEEDAARRIGENGREVTYRLDRLGIPLIEVSTGPMEYPPNTIMDVAFYIGQTIRNTGKAKRGLGSIRQDLNISIEGGAKVEVKGVPELSLIPKVIQYEIDRQINLLKIRDELIKRGLSPNYGPDLIDVTDQFNETKSNMIQSIIKQGGKVMAMKLPGLSGILGFEIQPKRRFGTELADRVRNWTELGGLLHSDELPNYGITREEAQNIRSRLGVDSFILLSGLNERELMEAATVVANRINESFNGVPEETRAANDDGTTKFLRPRPGSARMYPETDLRPIRITRYILDKAAALMPEPIXEQVNRYLKMGMSRELAMQVVKSPYAKDVDRLISIYGNSVSPTLVATLFVNTLRYIGREEGWFLDPVPVIEDAIRLYIDGKITKEAIQEALEEYAKRRGSTSLEKIIEERKLFKLPPDKVKEIVLEVVSRLGTTDEKIVIQEVMRRYRGLIDARDASMALKDIKQSS from the coding sequence GTGGTTAAGCATAAGGTTGGGCTGGAGATACATGTTCAGCTGGATACGGCATCCAAATTGTTCTGTTCATGCCCTACCCAGCTTCGCAATGATGAGCCCCACTTCCAAGTGAGGAGGAGGCTTCGCCCATCAATGAGCGAGTTAGGCCAGATTGATCCAGCGGCTCTATGGGAATTCAGGAAGAGTAGGACGTATATATATGAGGGATATAATGACTCCACCTGCTTAGTGGAGCTGGATGAGGAGCCACCGCATGATATGAATGAGGAGGCGCTAGAGACGGCATTAGCGGTGGCCCTACGATTCAATGCAAAGCCATTCGATGAGGTAATAGTAATGCGGAAGGTCGTGATCGATGGCTCCAATACATCTGGCTTCCAGAGGACTGCACTTGTTGCTAGGAATGGATTGGCCACATTCATGGATTTAAAGGTACCTATTTGGACAATAGCTATTGAGGAGGACGCGGCTAGGAGGATAGGCGAGAATGGTCGTGAAGTAACCTATAGATTGGATAGGTTAGGCATTCCATTAATAGAGGTATCAACTGGGCCCATGGAGTATCCCCCCAATACCATAATGGATGTGGCCTTCTATATAGGGCAAACCATAAGAAACACCGGTAAGGCAAAGAGAGGGCTCGGCTCTATTAGGCAGGACCTAAATATATCGATAGAGGGCGGCGCTAAGGTAGAGGTAAAGGGTGTGCCGGAGCTTTCATTGATACCGAAGGTTATTCAGTATGAGATAGATAGGCAAATAAATCTATTGAAGATAAGGGATGAATTGATTAAGCGAGGCTTAAGCCCTAATTATGGGCCTGACTTAATTGATGTTACCGATCAATTCAATGAAACCAAGTCCAACATGATTCAATCAATAATCAAGCAAGGGGGAAAAGTGATGGCAATGAAGCTGCCGGGCCTATCTGGAATACTTGGTTTTGAGATTCAGCCGAAGCGGAGATTCGGGACGGAACTGGCTGATAGGGTTCGTAATTGGACGGAGCTAGGTGGGCTTCTCCATAGTGATGAGTTGCCGAATTACGGCATAACAAGGGAAGAAGCGCAAAACATTAGGTCCAGGTTAGGGGTTGATTCATTCATTTTGTTAAGTGGACTAAATGAGCGGGAGCTTATGGAGGCTGCTACAGTTGTAGCAAATAGGATAAATGAGTCATTTAATGGTGTTCCAGAGGAGACTAGGGCTGCTAATGATGATGGCACAACCAAGTTCCTGAGACCGAGGCCAGGATCGGCTAGAATGTATCCTGAGACTGATTTGCGTCCAATAAGGATAACGAGGTACATACTAGATAAGGCTGCGGCATTGATGCCTGAGCCAATAGANGAGCAAGTAAATAGGTACCTGAAGATGGGCATGAGCAGGGAATTAGCCATGCAGGTCGTGAAGTCGCCATATGCTAAGGACGTAGATAGATTAATATCAATATATGGGAACAGCGTATCGCCCACATTAGTGGCTACGTTATTCGTAAATACTTTAAGGTATATTGGGAGAGAGGAGGGCTGGTTCCTTGACCCTGTTCCAGTCATCGAGGATGCTATTAGGCTATATATTGATGGAAAGATAACTAAGGAAGCTATACAGGAAGCGCTGGAGGAATATGCTAAGAGGCGGGGTTCCACTAGTCTTGAGAAAATAATAGAGGAAAGGAAATTATTCAAGTTGCCCCCTGATAAGGTTAAGGAGATCGTGTTGGAAGTGGTTTCCAGGCTGGGAACAACCGATGAAAAGATAGTGATTCAAGAAGTGATGAGGAGGTATAGGGGATTAATTGATGCTAGGGATGCATCAATGGCATTAAAGGATATTAAGCAGTCATCATAG